One genomic window of Malaciobacter molluscorum LMG 25693 includes the following:
- a CDS encoding pseudaminic acid biosynthesis-associated methylase, with protein sequence MEYKTEQERFWAEEFGDEYCKRNTSIIKSNINFFSKVFNRVKNVNSVIEFGSNIGMNLHALNKIFDLELSAIEINKTAVKQLEKLDFIKNIYNESLLEINLNEKFDMTFIKGVLIHINPKYLDIVYEKLYTYSNRYILIAEYYNPTPVEVPYRGFESKLFKRDFAGEILDKFDDLNLVDYGFLYHRDNNFPQDDISWFLLEKK encoded by the coding sequence GTGGAATATAAAACTGAGCAAGAAAGATTTTGGGCAGAAGAGTTTGGTGATGAATATTGTAAAAGAAATACATCAATTATCAAAAGTAATATAAACTTTTTTTCTAAAGTTTTTAATCGAGTTAAAAATGTAAATTCTGTAATTGAATTTGGTTCTAATATTGGTATGAATCTTCATGCTTTAAATAAAATCTTTGATTTAGAATTATCTGCAATTGAGATAAATAAAACAGCAGTTAAGCAATTAGAAAAACTTGATTTTATCAAAAATATTTACAATGAATCATTACTTGAAATTAATTTAAATGAAAAATTTGATATGACATTTATAAAAGGAGTTTTAATTCATATTAATCCAAAATACTTAGATATTGTATATGAAAAGCTTTATACTTATTCAAATAGATATATACTTATTGCAGAATATTATAATCCAACTCCAGTTGAAGTACCATATAGAGGTTTTGAATCAAAACTTTTTAAAAGAGATTTTGCAGGTGAGATATTAGATAAATTTGATGATTTAAATCTTGTAGATTATGGTTTTTTATATCATAGAGACAATAATTTTCCTCAAGATGATATTAGTTGGTTTTTATTGGAAAAAAAATGA
- the pseC gene encoding UDP-4-amino-4,6-dideoxy-N-acetyl-beta-L-altrosamine transaminase encodes MKNIPYGKQSISKEDIKAVKDVLKSDFLTTGPKVKEFENALCEYTGVKYCVSVSNATAALHLSSLILLKEGDLVLTTVNSFLATSNSILYAKAKPIFVDIQSDGNIDLDLCEKELLKNDKIKAIYVVHFSGNPVNQEKLAFLKKSYNIKILEDCAHSIGAIENGIKAGSCQNSDISVFSFHPVKQLTTGEGGAILTNRKDIYEKALKLRNHGMSSKTEIAPWFYEMYELGFNYRLTDIACALGLSQIKRLDKFLEKRRKIAKKYDKFFDEYANIKPLYKYTENSSYHLYVILIDFEKYNISKKELFLKLRKKFIYLQYHYIPINKQPYYKKLGYGDEKIPMMEDYYEKALSLPIFPKLSKKEQKYVLDNLIETLEKA; translated from the coding sequence ATGAAAAATATTCCTTATGGTAAACAATCAATTTCAAAAGAAGATATTAAAGCAGTAAAAGATGTATTAAAAAGTGATTTTTTAACAACAGGACCTAAAGTTAAAGAGTTTGAAAATGCTTTATGTGAATATACTGGTGTAAAATATTGTGTAAGCGTATCAAATGCAACTGCAGCATTGCATTTAAGTTCTTTAATACTTTTAAAAGAAGGTGATTTAGTTCTTACAACAGTTAACTCTTTTTTAGCAACTTCAAACTCGATTCTTTATGCAAAAGCAAAACCTATTTTTGTTGATATACAAAGTGATGGAAATATTGATTTAGATTTATGTGAAAAAGAACTTTTAAAAAATGATAAAATTAAAGCAATTTATGTTGTTCATTTTTCTGGAAATCCTGTAAATCAAGAAAAACTTGCTTTTTTAAAAAAGAGTTATAATATTAAAATTTTAGAAGATTGTGCTCATAGTATAGGTGCAATTGAAAATGGAATAAAAGCAGGAAGTTGTCAAAATAGTGATATTTCTGTTTTCTCTTTTCATCCTGTTAAGCAGCTAACTACAGGTGAAGGTGGTGCTATTTTAACAAATAGAAAAGATATATATGAAAAAGCATTGAAATTAAGAAATCATGGAATGTCTTCAAAAACAGAAATAGCACCATGGTTCTATGAAATGTATGAGTTAGGGTTTAATTATAGATTAACAGATATTGCTTGTGCATTAGGTCTTTCTCAAATAAAAAGATTAGATAAGTTTCTTGAAAAAAGAAGAAAAATAGCAAAAAAGTATGATAAGTTTTTTGATGAATATGCAAATATAAAACCATTGTATAAATATACAGAAAATAGTTCATATCATTTGTATGTAATTTTAATTGATTTTGAAAAATATAATATTTCAAAAAAAGAGTTATTCCTTAAACTTAGAAAAAAATTTATTTATTTACAATATCACTATATACCTATAAATAAACAACCATATTATAAAAAATTAGGATATGGTGATGAAAAAATTCCTATGATGGAAGATTATTACGAAAAAGCTTTATCTTTGCCAATTTTTCCTAAATTGAGTAAAAAAGAGCAAAAATATGTATTAGATAATTTGATTGAAACTTTAGAAAAGGCTTGA
- the pseB gene encoding UDP-N-acetylglucosamine 4,6-dehydratase (inverting): MFNGKNILITGGTGSFGKKYTKTILKKYKPNKIIIYSRDELKQYEMEQDFNDKCMRYFIGDVRDVERLKKAFKGVDYVIHAAALKHVPIAEYNPMECIKTNINGAQNVIDAAIESGVKKVIALSTDKAANPVNLYGATKLASDKLFVAANNLVGDQDTKFSVVRYGNVICSRGSVIPYFQKLINSGATEIPITDERMTRFIITLQSGVDFVLKNFDRMHGGEIFVPKIPSIKIVDLAKFLAPTLPYKIIGIRPGEKLHEIMCPADDSHLTYEFDDHYVIAPTIKFTNQVDFSKNKIGEIGKHVCQGFEYNSGNNSKWLEKDEFLELIKDI, encoded by the coding sequence ATGTTTAACGGGAAAAATATTTTAATAACTGGTGGAACTGGAAGTTTTGGTAAGAAATATACAAAAACAATTTTGAAAAAATATAAGCCTAATAAGATAATTATTTATTCTCGAGATGAGCTTAAACAGTATGAAATGGAACAAGACTTTAATGATAAATGTATGCGTTATTTTATTGGAGATGTACGAGATGTAGAGAGATTAAAAAAAGCATTTAAAGGTGTAGATTATGTTATTCATGCTGCTGCATTAAAACATGTTCCTATTGCAGAATATAATCCAATGGAATGTATTAAAACAAATATTAATGGAGCACAGAATGTTATTGATGCTGCAATAGAAAGTGGTGTAAAAAAAGTGATTGCCCTTTCTACTGATAAAGCAGCAAATCCTGTAAACTTATATGGTGCTACAAAATTAGCAAGTGACAAATTATTTGTTGCAGCTAATAATTTAGTAGGAGATCAAGATACAAAATTTTCAGTTGTTAGATATGGAAATGTTATTTGTAGTAGAGGCTCTGTAATCCCATATTTTCAAAAACTAATAAATTCTGGCGCAACTGAAATACCAATAACAGATGAAAGAATGACAAGGTTTATAATAACATTGCAAAGTGGAGTTGATTTTGTTCTTAAGAATTTTGATAGAATGCATGGTGGTGAAATTTTTGTTCCTAAAATTCCTTCAATTAAAATAGTAGATTTAGCTAAATTTTTAGCTCCTACTTTACCTTATAAAATAATTGGTATTCGACCTGGAGAAAAATTACATGAAATTATGTGTCCAGCTGATGATTCACATTTAACTTACGAATTTGATGATCATTATGTAATAGCTCCTACAATTAAGTTTACTAATCAAGTTGATTTTAGTAAAAATAAAATTGGTGAAATTGGAAAACATGTATGCCAGGGCTTTGAGTATAATTCAGGGAATAATAGTAAATGGCTAGAAAAAGATGAATTCTTAGAACTAATAAAAGATATATAA
- the recA gene encoding recombinase RecA encodes MDENQRKSLDLAIKQIDKAFGKGTLIRLGDKEVVPTEAISTGSLGLDLALGVGGLPKGRVIEIYGPESSGKTTLTLHAIAECQKAGGVCAFIDAEHALDTIYARNLGVDIDNLLVSQPDYGEQALEILETVVRSGAVNLVVVDSVAALTPKVEIDGDMDDQQVGVQARLMSKALRKITSIMNKMGTTVIFINQIRMKIGMTGYGSPETTTGGNALKFYSSVRLDIRRIATLKQAEESIGNRVKVKVVKNKVAPPFKQAEFDVMFGEGISKMGELIDYGVKLDIVDKAGAWFSYGDSKIGQGKENSKQFLKDNPEIAKEIEGKILQAMGIDDETIKGEVEESEED; translated from the coding sequence ATGGATGAGAATCAAAGAAAATCACTTGATTTAGCAATAAAACAAATTGACAAAGCCTTTGGAAAAGGAACTCTTATCAGACTTGGAGATAAAGAGGTTGTTCCCACTGAAGCTATTTCAACAGGTTCATTAGGACTTGATTTAGCTTTAGGTGTTGGTGGTCTTCCAAAAGGTAGAGTGATTGAAATTTACGGACCTGAAAGTTCTGGTAAAACTACATTAACTCTTCATGCAATTGCAGAATGCCAAAAAGCTGGTGGAGTTTGTGCCTTTATTGATGCAGAACATGCATTAGATACTATCTATGCTAGAAATTTAGGTGTTGATATTGATAATTTACTTGTTTCTCAACCAGATTATGGTGAACAAGCTCTTGAAATTCTTGAAACTGTAGTTAGAAGTGGTGCAGTTAATTTAGTTGTAGTTGATTCAGTTGCTGCACTTACTCCAAAAGTTGAAATTGATGGAGATATGGATGACCAACAAGTTGGTGTTCAAGCAAGACTTATGAGTAAAGCTCTTAGAAAAATAACAAGTATCATGAATAAAATGGGTACTACTGTAATTTTCATTAATCAAATAAGAATGAAAATTGGTATGACGGGATATGGAAGTCCAGAAACAACAACTGGTGGAAATGCACTTAAATTCTACTCATCTGTAAGACTTGATATTAGAAGAATTGCTACATTAAAACAAGCAGAAGAGAGTATTGGAAACAGAGTTAAAGTAAAAGTAGTTAAAAATAAAGTTGCACCTCCATTTAAACAAGCTGAATTTGATGTAATGTTTGGAGAAGGTATCTCTAAAATGGGTGAGCTTATTGATTATGGTGTAAAACTAGATATTGTTGATAAAGCAGGAGCTTGGTTTAGTTATGGTGATTCAAAAATAGGTCAAGGAAAAGAAAATTCTAAACAATTTTTAAAAGACAACCCAGAAATTGCAAAAGAGATTGAAGGAAAAATACTTCAAGCAATGGGAATAGATGATGAAACAATTAAAGGAGAAGTTGAAGAATCTGAAGAAGATTAA
- the eno gene encoding phosphopyruvate hydratase, whose amino-acid sequence MVYIDNVYADEVLDSRGNPTVRATVILSDGTKQSAIVPSGASTGKREALELRDGDDRFLGKGVLKAIENVNTLIADELIGLSPYNQAEVDATMKDIDGTNNYSKLGANAVLGVSMATARAAAASLQIPLYRYLGGANAMTMPVPMFNIINGGEHANNSVDFQEYMIMPVGFENFNDGLRATCEVYQNLKKIINDMGESTAVGDEGGFAPNLKSNEEPIQVIIKAIEKSGYKPGDEIAIALDVAASELVNDEGKYVLKSENKELTSQEMVSYYENLCSKYPIVSIEDGLSEDDWDGWKVLTERLGNKTQLVGDDLFVTNASIVAEGISKKIANAVLIKPNQIGSVSETMLTVRLAQRNNYNCVMSHRSGESEDAFISDFAVALNCGQIKTGATSRGERNAKYNRLLEIGAEVAYAEYLGKAPFSK is encoded by the coding sequence GTGGTATATATTGACAACGTTTACGCTGACGAGGTTTTAGATTCAAGAGGTAATCCAACTGTGAGAGCAACAGTTATTTTAAGTGATGGAACAAAACAATCTGCAATTGTTCCAAGTGGTGCAAGTACAGGAAAAAGAGAAGCGTTAGAACTAAGAGATGGCGATGATAGATTTTTAGGTAAAGGTGTTTTAAAAGCAATAGAAAATGTAAATACTTTAATTGCTGATGAATTAATTGGTTTAAGTCCATACAATCAAGCAGAAGTTGATGCAACTATGAAAGATATTGATGGGACAAATAATTACTCAAAACTTGGTGCAAATGCAGTATTAGGTGTATCAATGGCAACAGCAAGAGCAGCTGCAGCATCTTTACAAATTCCACTATATAGATATTTAGGTGGAGCAAATGCTATGACTATGCCTGTACCAATGTTTAACATTATTAATGGTGGAGAACATGCAAATAACTCTGTTGATTTCCAAGAATATATGATTATGCCAGTAGGATTCGAAAACTTCAATGATGGATTAAGAGCAACTTGCGAAGTTTATCAAAATCTTAAAAAAATAATTAATGATATGGGTGAAAGTACAGCAGTTGGTGATGAAGGTGGATTTGCACCAAACTTAAAATCAAATGAAGAACCTATTCAAGTTATCATCAAAGCAATAGAAAAATCAGGTTACAAACCAGGTGATGAAATTGCAATTGCATTGGATGTTGCTGCTTCTGAACTTGTAAATGATGAAGGTAAATATGTACTTAAATCTGAAAATAAAGAATTAACATCTCAAGAGATGGTTTCTTATTATGAAAACTTATGCTCTAAATATCCAATTGTTTCAATTGAAGATGGATTAAGTGAAGATGACTGGGATGGATGGAAAGTTTTAACAGAAAGACTTGGTAACAAAACACAACTTGTTGGTGATGATTTATTTGTTACAAATGCATCTATTGTTGCAGAAGGTATTTCTAAAAAAATAGCAAATGCTGTTTTAATTAAACCAAATCAAATTGGAAGTGTTAGTGAAACAATGTTAACAGTAAGACTAGCACAAAGAAATAATTACAACTGCGTTATGTCTCATAGATCTGGTGAATCAGAGGATGCATTTATATCTGATTTTGCAGTTGCATTAAATTGTGGTCAAATAAAAACAGGTGCAACATCAAGAGGTGAAAGAAACGCTAAATATAATAGATTATTAGAAATAGGTGCAGAAGTTGCATATGCTGAATATTTAGGGAAAGCTCCTTTTTCTAAATAA
- a CDS encoding septum formation initiator, whose protein sequence is MKRKVHEVKKFSVIAIGSIAITLFLSYHVAILLFGSNSLDVYNSLKNKRVYLINEIKRLQEENAHLQKEYFELKNLEPEQ, encoded by the coding sequence ATGAAGCGTAAAGTTCATGAAGTAAAAAAATTTAGTGTAATAGCTATAGGATCTATTGCTATTACACTATTTCTTAGTTATCATGTTGCAATACTTTTATTTGGAAGTAATTCATTAGATGTTTATAACTCTTTAAAAAATAAAAGAGTATATTTAATTAATGAAATAAAAAGATTACAAGAAGAAAATGCCCATTTACAAAAAGAGTATTTTGAATTAAAAAACTTGGAGCCAGAACAATGA
- a CDS encoding AMIN domain-containing protein: MKKISLFITLLIISSNLYARENPFVPTQSYNEEVARLNEINDSYPDEFEGQEKLYIQEIQDKMKSNPDSINKDTKSVKKKAKSDLTEDKIKNLITKAQEKTVKETKQLVEQLKEKEEIIYVKPRTDVAIEKQVLPFVKLEYTNQKLDLYSKYKVFKKFTLPNQNKIILDFYAKENFYTKREDLNSTNFTKVTVGNHQKDKFFRVVVELTSTPDNYEVTYTDGHVTIFRLEQM, encoded by the coding sequence ATGAAAAAAATATCTTTATTTATAACATTATTGATTATCTCATCAAACCTGTATGCTAGAGAAAATCCTTTTGTGCCAACACAATCTTATAATGAAGAAGTTGCTAGATTAAATGAAATAAATGACTCTTATCCTGATGAATTTGAAGGTCAAGAAAAACTTTATATTCAAGAAATACAAGATAAAATGAAATCAAACCCTGATAGTATAAATAAAGATACTAAAAGTGTTAAGAAAAAAGCAAAATCGGATTTAACAGAAGATAAAATAAAAAACTTAATAACAAAAGCGCAAGAAAAAACTGTAAAAGAGACAAAACAACTAGTAGAACAGCTAAAAGAAAAAGAAGAAATAATATATGTTAAACCTAGAACTGATGTTGCTATTGAAAAACAAGTCTTACCATTTGTAAAGTTAGAATATACAAATCAAAAACTAGATCTTTATTCAAAATATAAAGTATTTAAAAAATTTACACTTCCTAATCAAAATAAAATTATTTTAGATTTTTATGCAAAAGAAAATTTTTATACAAAAAGAGAAGATTTAAACTCAACTAATTTTACAAAAGTTACTGTAGGAAATCACCAAAAAGATAAATTCTTTAGAGTTGTAGTAGAACTTACAAGTACACCAGATAATTATGAAGTTACATACACAGATGGGCATGTAACAATTTTTAGATTAGAGCAAATGTAA
- a CDS encoding cation:proton antiporter, with translation MGDEILIIISLSVIIFTSPLLSKALKIPTIPIEIIMGSLAVYFSYIHENTIFELVAELGFLYLMFLAGLEVDLRKLMHVPSAILKKALIYNVILFSLSGAITFYFKLGNIFIVTLPLISIGLLAALKKEYGNTEWIKISIIVGLIGEIVSIIALTTVSAILEFGITWQFYKTMLLFSGFMILMAIIYKLFNNLVWWYPEIKTYLMPTQDHQEQDIRVSMAIFFVMIAVMIYLQLEVAFGAFIAGTFITTFFEHNKSLPHKLEHFGFGWLVPIFFIYVGSSFELEELFQDGLISTALLIVLAMIIIRVVASLLFIKEMGLNRFFMLGLSHAMPLTLLIAVTTLAYHNHAIDQFYYYAFILASILEVLLVMIFIRFLVSVFKIKDDVVAAD, from the coding sequence ATGGGTGATGAAATTTTAATTATTATATCTTTGTCTGTAATTATTTTTACATCGCCATTGTTATCAAAGGCATTAAAAATACCTACAATTCCTATTGAAATTATAATGGGATCTTTGGCTGTATATTTCTCTTATATCCATGAAAATACAATTTTTGAGTTGGTTGCAGAATTGGGATTTTTATATTTGATGTTTTTGGCAGGATTAGAAGTTGATTTACGAAAATTAATGCACGTACCTTCTGCCATCTTAAAAAAGGCATTAATTTATAATGTAATATTATTTTCTTTATCTGGTGCAATTACTTTTTATTTTAAATTAGGAAATATTTTTATTGTAACACTTCCTTTAATATCTATTGGATTACTAGCTGCATTGAAAAAAGAGTATGGAAACACAGAGTGGATAAAAATATCGATTATTGTTGGGTTAATTGGAGAAATTGTATCTATTATTGCATTAACAACAGTATCTGCAATACTTGAATTTGGTATAACTTGGCAATTTTATAAGACAATGTTGTTATTTTCTGGTTTTATGATTTTAATGGCAATAATATATAAACTATTTAATAATTTAGTTTGGTGGTATCCTGAAATAAAAACTTATCTTATGCCAACACAAGATCATCAAGAACAAGATATTCGAGTATCAATGGCAATTTTCTTTGTTATGATTGCTGTGATGATTTATTTACAATTAGAAGTTGCATTTGGTGCTTTTATTGCAGGAACATTTATTACAACTTTTTTTGAACATAATAAATCATTACCTCATAAATTAGAACATTTTGGTTTTGGATGGCTTGTTCCCATATTTTTTATTTATGTAGGCTCTTCTTTTGAACTGGAAGAATTATTCCAAGATGGACTTATTTCTACAGCTTTATTGATTGTGTTAGCAATGATTATTATAAGAGTTGTTGCTTCATTATTATTTATTAAAGAGATGGGATTAAATAGATTCTTTATGCTTGGGCTATCTCATGCTATGCCTCTAACACTTTTAATTGCTGTTACTACTTTAGCATATCATAATCATGCAATAGATCAATTTTATTATTATGCATTTATTTTGGCTTCTATTTTAGAAGTTTTATTAGTAATGATATTTATTAGATTTTTAGTTAGTGTGTTTAAAATTAAGGATGATGTTGTAGCAGCTGATTGA
- a CDS encoding biotin synthase: MSDNKTIFLCAICNIESGTCNEDCKFCTQSVKYKADIQRYKRKEIDQIVEEAKKAKQNHANGFCLVTAGKGLTQKRLEFVCEAVRAVKKENLGLVLIACNGTATVEQLEILKEAGIDAYNHNLETARDFYPTICTTHTWDERYETCKNVKQVGLRLICGGIFGMGETQEQRVSMLESIASLDPMNVPLNFFHPNEALPLVKNTINREQAFELITLARKMIPNARKIMVAGGRELMFGEEEYKIFEKGANAFVIGNYLTTQGKTPKDDIEALEKLGFSITREFDNK; this comes from the coding sequence ATGAGCGATAATAAGACAATATTTTTATGTGCTATTTGTAATATTGAAAGTGGTACATGTAATGAAGATTGTAAATTTTGTACACAAAGTGTAAAATATAAAGCAGATATTCAAAGATATAAAAGAAAAGAGATAGATCAAATAGTTGAAGAAGCTAAAAAAGCAAAACAAAACCATGCTAATGGATTTTGTTTGGTAACAGCTGGAAAAGGTTTAACTCAAAAAAGATTAGAATTTGTTTGTGAAGCTGTACGTGCAGTAAAAAAAGAGAATTTAGGACTTGTTTTAATCGCATGTAATGGAACTGCGACAGTTGAACAATTAGAAATATTAAAAGAAGCAGGAATTGATGCATATAACCATAATTTAGAAACTGCAAGAGATTTTTATCCAACAATTTGTACAACGCATACATGGGATGAAAGATATGAAACATGTAAAAATGTTAAACAAGTAGGTTTAAGACTTATTTGTGGAGGAATTTTTGGAATGGGTGAAACACAAGAGCAAAGAGTTTCTATGCTTGAATCAATTGCCTCTTTAGATCCAATGAATGTGCCTTTAAACTTTTTTCATCCAAATGAAGCATTACCATTAGTAAAGAATACAATTAATAGAGAACAAGCATTTGAACTAATTACATTAGCTAGAAAAATGATACCAAATGCAAGAAAAATAATGGTAGCAGGTGGTAGAGAATTAATGTTTGGAGAAGAAGAGTATAAAATCTTTGAAAAAGGTGCAAATGCATTTGTTATTGGAAATTATCTAACAACGCAAGGTAAAACACCAAAAGATGATATTGAAGCATTAGAAAAATTAGGATTCTCAATTACAAGAGAATTTGATAATAAATAA
- a CDS encoding metallophosphoesterase family protein yields MKIGILSDSHTRSDYTELVVEHLKEKGAQYLLHAGDLCIEDNLKILQNSKLVYVSVFGNNDNALFSLSQKYKIQKEPYYFKIENVKFKLMHLPFYLTSDSDIVIFGHTHKFECNYINNTLFINPGEVCAREKPLIECVLLEINKNEYIISYYFKDINANNFKKEEFKYER; encoded by the coding sequence ATGAAAATAGGAATTCTATCAGATAGTCATACAAGAAGTGACTATACTGAATTAGTTGTTGAGCATCTAAAAGAAAAAGGTGCTCAATATTTACTACATGCTGGTGACTTATGTATTGAAGATAATTTAAAGATATTACAAAATTCAAAGCTAGTATATGTTAGTGTTTTTGGAAATAATGATAATGCCTTATTTTCATTATCACAAAAATATAAGATTCAAAAAGAGCCATATTATTTTAAAATAGAAAATGTAAAATTTAAATTGATGCATCTTCCTTTTTATCTAACTTCAGATAGTGATATTGTTATTTTTGGACATACGCATAAGTTTGAATGTAATTATATAAATAATACTTTGTTTATTAATCCAGGTGAGGTATGTGCAAGAGAAAAGCCTCTAATAGAGTGTGTATTGCTTGAAATTAATAAAAATGAGTATATAATTAGTTACTATTTTAAAGATATAAATGCTAATAATTTTAAGAAAGAAGAGTTTAAATATGAGCGATAA